In Scatophagus argus isolate fScaArg1 chromosome 18, fScaArg1.pri, whole genome shotgun sequence, the DNA window aatgaactagTTCAGTTCAAAATTTTGAACTAAGTTCAAGGTTCCAAAAATGTTCacagctctttttttcttcaatacgCTGCTGCGAGCTATCATTTGTCAAAGTTATTGCCACAGCCCATAAAGAACCACAGACagcaattattttatcagttttggAAACTATGTGGTCTCACTACTGACTTTTGCATAAAATTCTTTCAAATAGTCAAACGCCGTAAAGTCTGAGCGGTCCGAGCTAGCGGTGCCTTCGTCCATGCGCCGTATTTTGATGACGTATTTGCTCGTGCGACAGGTATGACAGCTGTTGCCAGGTTGGGTGGTTTTTCCGCTACATATTGAGGGCTGTTTACGGTGTGTTTAGCGTGGGTTTTCCATGGAAATCTGGAACACTCTTGAACGAAGTTGTACTGTGAGAGAGCGCCGTTCACAAACGCCAGGATGAACGCGTTCACAATGACGTTCAGTTCATGAACGATCGCGCAGTTGAGTTGTATTGGAGATATTGGAGGTGTTGGGGTGGGGGCTGGTATGCGCTACGCCAGTGGTTctcaaacccccccccccccgggaAGACAAAAACCGAAGTGACTGTGCAAGttaaaaatctgacaaaaattGCCCCAAATTTGCTATTTGTTTTTGGAGCGAAAACACTAAAATCTCTTCTCTTATGTTCATAGTGCAGTCAGGGTGCTTCattgtacagtatttgtcatAAGATTGCCGAGGTTGCTCTGAGTTATAGCAGTGAGGTGTAAGAGTCACTGTGTTACCAGCTGGTCTGTTAACTCATCTGACCTCCAAACATCTGGCCCAACATCTGTGTCTCTCTGACCTTGCGGCCTCAGCCCCATTGCTCACTGTCTTATCTGTCTTTTTCAGGTGTTGCTGTGGAGGACACAGGATCTCCCCTGGGTTCAGGTAAGAGCCCCCAGGTGCCAGTTGGTCCCCTGGATGCCCCCGTCCCACAGCCACCTGTGATGGAGACCGGAGAGGCAGGACCGCCCAGCAGGATGACCTCGTCCAAGTTGCCTAAGGGGACCGACGGCAGCATGATGCCTGTTCAGGGTTTTGCTGGAGCTCCAGGTGAGGCGCACCTGCAGGTACAAGCACTGGATGCTTTCCAGCATTGTctcaccttttttgtttttacttcataGCGTCCCCACATGTCAAATTTTCTGACTCGCTAAAGCCCAGCACACCACTCATCTCAGGTAAATACTACTTTTAAATACAGGTAAATACTTTTTTGTGCCTCATCACAACTGAGCTTGTCGAGAGTGGgtgaaatgatttttcttttggtcaACAGACGTGAACCTGCCCCACAGACCATCACCACACAAACCAGCCCCGGCTTCAGGTCAGAGTTTATTCGTTGTACAGGCTCGGCCTCTGGGCACATaacatctgtcagtgtgtgatatttattttcctgtgtcCAGGTGAGACAGTGTCATTCTCAGCTGGTCTGACTCTTCCGCCGTTCCAGGGAGAGATGGGAATCATTCGATTCAACAAGGTGCTGGTCAACGATGGAGGACACTATGACACTCATACAGGTCACATTAAATTTCATCGATTAATCTGTTGATTTCGTCAATTCACTGACTGTTTAGGCTATAAAATGTATGAAACCATGTCAATATTATCCAAGCAATTAAGTAGAAACCCAAAGTGACATGTTTCTGTTAGACCAACAGGCAAGAAACACAAGAGAGTTCGTTTAAAATGAAGtggcaaatattcacatttaagaTGCTGAAAcgagcaaatgtttgacatattTTTCACAAATTTGATCCTGAGTTAAAATGAGAGAAGTAGGACAAGACTAATGGTGGTTCTGTGGTAAGAATGTGTGCTTGAAGAGCATCTCCTGTGTCCTCAGGTATCTTCACAGCTCCCACAGATGGCCGCTACCTGGTGACCGCCGTGCTCACAGCCCAGCGAGGCGAGAGGGTGGAGGCGGTTCTATCTGTGTCCAATCACAGCATCCAGAGGTTGGACTCCACGGGCTTCTCGTCAGGAGCGCCAGCGCCGCTGTCACATGATCAATGTAACTGCAGCAGCTCGACCTCACTGAGCCTCGTTCTGTCTCTGAGGAGAGGCGATCGAGCAGGGCTGGTCATGACTGCGGGAAAACTCGCCATCTCAGCCTCCTCTGAGATCCTGTCATCTTTCAGCGTTGTGCTTCTTTACCCTAGTCCATCCAAACGGTAGCCCTGCCTTTTTTAGGGACACCTAAGTGGAGCATGGTCTTCATTATTCGGCATCCACCAAGATTAACAGGGACATTATCAGAGGACGGAAAGAAGGATAAAAAATAGCAAgtagcaaaaaggaaaaattccAAATGCACGAGATCCCTTCTATTGAGTACTAATATATAGTGTGTTTATATTGCAGTTATTTTCATGTCTTATTATGAAGTTCTGTTTATAACCTGGACCTTACAAATACATAATTAGCTTGAAAATGTAAGCGTCCACTGCAGTAAGTTAGGAGTTTCTTCCTTAATATTTGGGAACACAAAGTGTCTTGTACCACACCACCCATTATTAATGAACTGTGAGTGCTAAAATCTGAGTTCCAGAAGAACTTGTATTTTCTTACAGTTCATaccagtgtacacacacacacacacacacacacacacacacacacacacatacacagctctTCTTGTTGGTGCTAAAACTGTCACTAATGTTCAAATTGTGCATTGTTACTTCAAATAAATTTTTTCAATAAAGCATCATCCAACATAGGACATTTGATTTCAAAATCTATTAATAccatatatacagtaaatatactatatatacacaGACTTTCTGTACAATATTtctgcagttttaaaataattcatgtttttatctCTCGCACTgtccaacaaacaaaaagcatatCAGACAATCAAATGTATTTATCCATAATTCAAAACATACTTTGTGCTTCCACTTTTACATCATAATGTAAACTAGATTTTCACAAGATACTCATGACAAtctacagaaaacaaatgaaacagcaaaactcGGAAAATACTGTGTGCTCCCTTCACACAAAGTTTCTCACTTTCATAGAAAGAATAGATTTTACTGATAAACGTTACTGagcagaattaaaaacaaaaagaggcaGAACATTCATTTCATGGTGGAAAAATCAAACAGGAATGTCTGCATAAGATTAGTTTCAAAATTCATCAAAAATAGTTTTCTACTGTAAGTTGAactaaatttttattttgaaaacacttCATACCAAATAGCAGCAGTTCAGAAAGtgccttttctttaaaaagaaaaatgcaataatgtaaatattaacTATGAGCCAAgtgatttcacatttatttctaaCAAGTGTTAATAGTTTTGCTTCAGTTTTGGAGCAAAGATTAAGTAATATTTCTACACGTGAAGTAAGACCGTTATAGAGTGATTAAGGCCTTAAAAGGATGAAAACATAATTGCTATAAATAATAaccttgtgtgttttatgatcaCTCTCAAGCCACTGAGAGTAAGCACAACACGGTCAGGATCTTTGTTTCATACTGAACAGTAGCCAGTTAACACACAGCAGTTATTGCATCTTTGCCTCCTAAACAAGTGCTGAGGGAATATCTAGTCATTAAAAACTGTAACAAATGGTAAGAACAACAACTGATCTGTCATACCTTTGGCTTCCATATATGCCAAACCCTTCAAAGAAAGCAGCTCGAGCACAAAGAAATACTCGGCATGTGCGTGAATGAATGAGAAGACATGCGATACCTTAACATCCCAAACTAAAGTGGACTGCATAAAAacttcaaaatttaaatttactgTTCTTAGTTGTGCTGGTTTCaagaattaaaatattaatCTCAGTCACAGCAGCTCCTCAAAACACACCTCAGCGATGGGTTGTCTCCAGTAATGGAAGGAGCTGAACTCCGGGCAGCTGAAGGTGGCGCTGTGTTGTGAACTGCGTAAAGGAAAAACATGCTCCACCAGCTCACTCAGCCGGCTgtatctgcaaaataaaaaaaaaaacagagatggaaacattaaacttttatctgaaatgaaaacaagtgagACTCAAGTGATGGTTCAACACTCACGATGTTTTGTTGCCTTTGGCTTGTTCGAGGATTAGCTCCCCTTTGGGATTCACCGTGAATATCCGGCACACGGGCACACCAACCTCCTTGTAAGCAAACACGTCCTTAAAAAACAAGGAAAGTGGCAATAAGGATCTTTTCAGAGTGATGGCATTGAACTCAACATGAAGTTAAAGCTTTCTGTGGTTAGTGAATCCTCgatttttgattaaaatataaTCTGTTGTGTAAACTTAAAGCAGTACAACTACAAACATGTTACACTTACACTTTCTCTGTTTCCAAAGGCTGCATAGAAGGGATTTGTGTTTCCAAAAAACAGATTCTTGATGTCTCTGAGGCACTCAATCTTGAACTTCTCAGGCTTCTTTTCTATGATCTCCCTAACAAGAGAGAGATGTATGAGAAGAGATTTAACCTTCTGCTGGTGCTGCAGTGGTCTACTTTGAACGAAAATAGTACCTTATCAGTATCATTTATAACCATTTATATTCAATGaccaaatgcaacaaaaaatgaTCATGAAACAGGATAATAAGATTACAAATCAGTGTGAATATATGAAAAGCTCAAATTTCAGAGACTTCTGTTTTTCAACACATTGAGGGAAACACTGTACTGATTTTTGCACAAAACATCAATGCACATACAAGTAGAATTGAAACAATCAGTCGATCAATCAAATGACAAGAAGATGAATGagcaactgttttgataattgatGAGAATTTCATAGTTCAAGCTTCTCAAATTTGAgaattttggtttggtttgttagATTTTGAAAATTTCCATCCATTGACTGTTTTAATACATAAGACAGAAGagttcaaaatgtaaaacaacaacaaaatcccATAAATGCATGAGGAATAATAATCCAATTTAATATAACGTAACAGGGGACATTTTTTCTGCACTGAGCACTTTTAATTTTAAGAACATCATCTTCTTCATACTAACATCATTTTAATTgagtttttacagtgtggtagAAGAACTTTTTCTTGAGTGAAGAATCTGAATACTTAGTGGTGTGACCAGTGTTGAGTTCCAGcagaccaaacaaacaaaggagaATTACTGTAATGTGTACTGGAATAAATTACCACTGATGGCAGATGTTCTCTCACTGATCTCCACTCTGATTCGCTGGCAATCCAGTAACTGAAAGCACTGAAGTTAATGCCAGAGAGAGGAAATGCTCAGGGAGGATTTCTTACCTGTGGAAGGCAGAGAAGAGGCTGCTGGGGGAAAGCATGAGGGGTCCTTGAGGCAGGAGAGTTCCTCTGTCGTTCACCCAGTGCAGATATCCTCGGGTCATGTCAGCCATGCCGATCGCTCGGGCCGAACAGTATAGGAACTTGTAACCATTCCTGTAGTGGTCAGATATTTATAAGAGGATTAAATCTTTTACTTCACTGGAGCCACTTCACTGTTTGACAACTTTTATGCTGAAAGGAAAGCGGTCGTCTGTGTCTTACTCGTGCACTGAGTGGTAAAGCTTAGCGATTCCCTGGTGAGTCCAGTCTTTGCCGAGCTGAGGCAGAATCTGACCAAACACATCTGATCTGTGGCAAGAAAAATAGACTGAATCTAAGCAGTAATCAGACTTCGCATATCCAATATTGCAGGGACATAGAAAAGAGTACAAGACAGATTAACTGCTGCATGGAAATGAGCACCACATAATTAAGAGATGGACAATCAGATGTCCTCGTACTTTGTGATTGTGCCATCGATGTCGGAGATTATGACCTTGTCGTCCCAGTTCCACAGGTAAATGGTGCCCTCACAGCGACATGTCCCCTGGTACTGAGTGGTTATGCTGAAGGTCACATCATTAGGCCCTTCTCTTAGCTTAAGGCTGGCCTGTAAGAGACACACAATGAGTGCAGGTTAACTGAATAGCCACCACTTTAGCACTCCTATAGCCTTGTCTGattcacacaaacagtttaACAAAAGATCTAGTTAAGTCTCTACTACAAACTGCTGCCttcattacccacaatgcatgACAGTGTGCCCAGAGATTCAGGTGTGTTGTACTAGTGGTGAATAATATGCTTTTGCACAGCtagcctcaagcagagatgaagagtgGTCCGCACAGGTCTAAGGTAagctctgttctttctttctgcacCCCTGATTTTGTGCTGCTCCTTCTACAGCCACAAATGGATTTTATACAAAGACCTCACATATGTAGCCTCCAACACAAATGTGAAACCAATGGGTTTCCCTCCTTGAATTCAAACAAGCATAAACTGGAGGAACATATACTTGCACTGGCTGAGTTAATCCTCAACCTTTGatcaaaatataacaaaaaaaatagtcaACAGCCGTGCATCAGTAGGAGGCTGATATATTTGCTccacaataacaataaagttgTGATGAACCCATTCTTTGGCTTATTTTGTTCTGAAGATACCAGTAAATGAAATCAGTTAATATCTTGGCAATATTACGTAAGCAAAGAGGCAAATAAGACCAGGGAGTTGGCACAgaaataattcattttgaaCAGTCTATGTTGTGCTTATGACTTTTGCACTTTTGTCCTGTTTCTTGTCCACGTCCTCACTTGTTGCTATGGTTCACCTGCTCACAAGTGTGTACTTCTGTGTTTGTCCTTGTCTATGTTAATGCATGTATTTCTGTGTCCTATTTTTACACAATTCATCCTTGATGAGATGTCACTATTGCTGggataaaagaggaaaatgctgttatttttttgttaggGTGGCAGGCATTCAATGATGGGATATtactacaaaaataaatatacaaaataaattaaagctcTCCCCTTGCCTCCTAGGCTGACCTTTTTAACTGGACTCAAAAAACCTCTTCTGACTTTGTCTAATTTTAGGCATGCTTCCAGTATCAGTGGTCTTACTATCTGGTCAGACGACAGGCGGAGGGACTTCTTGTAGGAGTGACAAGGTGCAGGGGCGGGGCCTTCCgtctgcacatgctcagtgggCGTCACGGGAACGCGTGCCACAGCGTTCAGCTCTTTGGTCTCGTCGTCGCTGGAccactctgctgctttgtgcCTACGGGAGAGAATACACATCCAGACTAGAGCAAAGAGTGCATTTGACCAGGAAAAAGCCAACCTGAGTTTCAGACAAATTTGTGTCAACATAAGCACAATACATGATGCCATATTTATATTAGACATTGCGATACAAGGTCAACATAAACAACTCTGCAAAATCATTTAGagccaccagagggcagcagatCTCATCTGCACGTATCTCTGTTTTGTCCAACAGTAAATATGcagcctgtttttgtttctcacttgtGGATTTGACACAAAAATTGCGTGTACGCGTAGTATGTTAAAATTAGAATCAGCCAGGTTCAAACAGTATTTAGAGTGTTTTTCCTGGTTTCTTAATAATGAGCTCATGGGTcacaaaatgacagcaatgCTCGCTGACTAAACATGCCAATCCATCCTGTGTGGGACGTGTTTACCCAACACTGCTTGTGCTGGTGTGTGACTATGGTGTTATGAGGAAGCCAGAGCTTTGTTGCTGACTCACTGTGTTTCTGGGGCCTGGTGAAGGGCAGGGCTCTCTCTGCTCAGAGACTCCTGCCTCTCTAACTTGGTCTCTGATGATGActgaagagaaggagggacaCTTAGTGCCTCATATGAGATATACAATAAAAGTGTGACATgtataaaaaaatctttatataataatgaaaaactCAGGTTTAAGGGTTACTGATGCATTCAGGTAACCTGTTCCTCATTTGGCTAGGATCATTTACAAtgcaaactaaaacaaacagtatGGGATTCCTACTGACCTTCCACTTTATTGTAAACACTCAGAGGGAAGTCTTGCTTTCCCTAAAGGCTTTAGGCTCAGTCAAATATCAAGTACCTGCTTTACACTGCTCTTCCTCCAGAACCACCAGCGTCCAGACTTTTTGGGCATTTTCTCCTTCACCCAGGCCTCCTCTGTAGCCTGCCATTCACATAAACAATTCATGCGTGAATGGACATAATGTCTGATGAAAGAGTACACTATAAACACATTAGACCAACAGGATACCTTTGGCAAGTTCTTCTGAAAAGCCTGCATACAAAGTATCAACGGTGCTGCCAGAGTCCAGTTGTAATATCTGCAGGGGAAAATGTGCACATCATGCGTTTATATCTGTGATGAATGTCCAACCATTTTAGTGGCTGTGAATAAGAGAGCAAAAAGACTCACCTGTTTGCAATTCTAACCACCAAATTGGGATTGTCGATTATTGCTGGATTCTCTGCAAATTCATTGTAGGAGATGATGTGCTCCATGAATTTATCTGGAATAAGCACAacataaaagacaaattatAAGCCATGGAGACAGTCCATATATTTTTAGCAATAAGAGCATCATTATTGAACAGGCTGTAACACATCCTACTTatttaaagagacagaaatttCTAAATAAATGCAACTACGTAATGTGCTGGTCAGTGCAAAAGATTTAAGAGGTAAAAAATCTTCTTctatctatctttttttttttttaagtaaccATTAAAGGAGAGTTCTGGTATTTTTTACTCCTGGGACCAACGTCAAATTTTTTGGTCAGTATGAAACATTTACACAACATGTACTGTAAGCACAGGGTCCAGGTTTAAAAAACTAACAGAATTCTCCTGAGCAATGAGCAATATAGTGACATCACACTGCTTTCCATCCAGTATTCTGTTTCATCATTTTAGCAGCCTGTGTTTATAGAAATTTCCGGGTACCTTTAGAGATCTCGGAGTTCtcaccaacacctccacacaGCGACAGGGTGACGTCAGGGAGGTCAccagcagagtcagacagacacTCGGTGCCGCTGTCCGCTGCCGCGCTGCCAACAGACTGGGGCGACTGGGATCCCGAGCGCCTGCCCATCTCGACCCAGTGCTTAGGAACCTGCTCAgactcactgaaaacacagacatattCTCTCAGAATCGCTGAGCTGTGGAAACTACTTATATACTTATATACCAATATTTGTTCCGAAAGTGCACAAAAAAATGgcataattaaatattttcactgcTTCTGTAGTTCTGTTTACAGGTGGGGCTGGGTATCAAACCGAAATACTTTTTTATTCAAACCCAAGTGACAAATGTAGGGAATGAATACTTTGTCACCTCCTAAATGAGGTACCATGAGTTTAATCTAAATGGGTTTCTAGGTTTTGTACCTTTTCGGGAAATACCGAGCAACAACATGAGGTTCAAGTGCATTCAGGTCATCCAAGTAAATATCTTCAGGTCCCTGATGctggctcctcttcctcacaccTTTGTGAAAGCAAGACAGGAGGCAAGAGTGAGAGTCTACTAAAACATGTGTCACTTCCTTGTCTTTTAACTTGTGCTTGTGAATGCAGAGCAGCCCCAGACAAACAACGTGAGCTCAGGGCCGAATGGAAGCCACATCCTTCCTGTGAACATCCACCTACATTTAGGTGTGGAGTAGCTTCACACGCATTCATTAGTTTCCCATGTCATTTAAAAGGCAAAACgagaataaatgaaatattaaatcatcGTGAAATATAGTTTTTAGAAATAACAAAGAGGCAGATAAATTACAGGATTTTAAGCAGTATATTGAGAAGCCCTTTTCTCAAAAAGGGAGCAGCTGGATTTTCTAGCTTGTCATACATATATTAACTTGTCTTACTCAGGGGAGAACATTTTAATTATCTGATTCTAAACCAGATCCATATCCATActataaactgaaaaaaatactgtaattctCTTCAGGTCAGAACACAGTATACAGAAACATTTCCAGAGTGAGTTTTATAGGAAGTTGGGTTACTTCTCTTCTTGACAGGGGAGTCGGTGGGTTTACAGGAGGCTGTTGTATCAggacaaactgctgcagagtCTCCTGCCAGGTTACTGCCTCCACTGGCAGCACAGCCGCTGTCCCTGCGGCTTGGTGGCGAAGACGTCCACTTGATCTTTCGCACGGTTTTTG includes these proteins:
- the LOC124049397 gene encoding phosphatidate phosphatase LPIN2-like isoform X3, yielding MNYVGQLAGQVLVTVKELYKGINQATLSGCIDVIVVRQPDGTFQCSPFHVRFGKLGVLRSREKVIDIEINGETVELHMKLGDNGEAFFVQETEQYNEVVPAHLVTSPIPTEEALFRSREPRCGGSLADNSQPPSSEVPTSGNLQTCPSTAGKKRKRRRRKHKAEPRKEEQTTPAGGELELYELSSDEEHNTNSGWASSLSVMKDNMDHRQHSPLNALEWDSYPFSDGDWSPCTVREICEPMSPKSDSELMVKPAESMLRAESHMQWTWGEFPESTRVNKKDKSEPRTVTITPSEKTHFRVILCTEAMEEGSRERERTMDPICSIIKPEPRTITVDQHSHKPQPPEASSNETNIIKHKPELSNLSSGFTSESSPTSSDLSTKTVRKIKWTSSPPSRRDSGCAASGGSNLAGDSAAVCPDTTASCKPTDSPVKKRSVRKRSQHQGPEDIYLDDLNALEPHVVARYFPKSESEQVPKHWVEMGRRSGSQSPQSVGSAAADSGTECLSDSAGDLPDVTLSLCGGVGENSEISKDKFMEHIISYNEFAENPAIIDNPNLVVRIANRYYNWTLAAPLILCMQAFQKNLPKATEEAWVKEKMPKKSGRWWFWRKSSVKQSSSETKLERQESLSRESPALHQAPETQHKAAEWSSDDETKELNAVARVPVTPTEHVQTEGPAPAPCHSYKKSLRLSSDQIASLKLREGPNDVTFSITTQYQGTCRCEGTIYLWNWDDKVIISDIDGTITKSDVFGQILPQLGKDWTHQGIAKLYHSVHENGYKFLYCSARAIGMADMTRGYLHWVNDRGTLLPQGPLMLSPSSLFSAFHREIIEKKPEKFKIECLRDIKNLFFGNTNPFYAAFGNRESDVFAYKEVGVPVCRIFTVNPKGELILEQAKGNKTSYSRLSELVEHVFPLRSSQHSATFSCPEFSSFHYWRQPIAEVSLKKAGLPFGWTRVKKHNAER
- the LOC124049397 gene encoding phosphatidate phosphatase LPIN2-like isoform X2 is translated as MKVSGRIPVELQQDRQLHLKSPWTLVDTMNYVGQLAGQVLVTVKELYKGINQATLSGCIDVIVVRQPDGTFQCSPFHVRFGKLGVLRSREKVIDIEINGETVELHMKLGDNGEAFFVQETEQYNEVVPAHLVTSPIPTEEALFRSREPRCGGSLADNSQPPSSEVPTSGNLQTCPSTAGKKRKRRRRKHKAEPRKEEQTTPAGGELELYELSSDEEHNTNSGWASSLSVMKDNMDHRQHSPLNALEWDSYPFSDGDWSPCTVREICEPMSPKSDSELMVKPAESMLRAESHMQWTWGEFPESTRVNKKDKSEPRTVTITPSEKTHFRVILCTEAMEEGSRERERTMDPICSIIKPEPRTITVDQHSHKPQPPEASSNETNIIKHKPELSNLSSGFTSESSPTSSDLSTKTVRKIKWTSSPPSRRDSGCAASGGSNLAGDSAAVCPDTTASCKPTDSPVKKRSVRKRSQHQGPEDIYLDDLNALEPHVVARYFPKSESEQVPKHWVEMGRRSGSQSPQSVGSAAADSGTECLSDSAGDLPDVTLSLCGGVGENSEISKDKFMEHIISYNEFAENPAIIDNPNLVVRIANRYYNWTLAAPLILCMQAFQKNLPKATEEAWVKEKMPKKSGRWWFWRKSSVKQSSSETKLERQESLSRESPALHQAPETQHKAAEWSSDDETKELNAVARVPVTPTEHVQTEGPAPAPCHSYKKSLRLSSDQIASLKLREGPNDVTFSITTQYQGTCRCEGTIYLWNWDDKVIISDIDGTITKSDVFGQILPQLGKDWTHQGIAKLYHSVHENGYKFLYCSARAIGMADMTRGYLHWVNDRGTLLPQGPLMLSPSSLFSAFHREIIEKKPEKFKIECLRDIKNLFFGNTNPFYAAFGNRESDVFAYKEVGVPVCRIFTVNPKGELILEQAKGNKTSYSRLSELVEHVFPLRSSQHSATFSCPEFSSFHYWRQPIAEVCFEELL
- the LOC124049397 gene encoding phosphatidate phosphatase LPIN2-like isoform X1, producing MKVSGRIPVELQQDRQLHLKSPWTLVDTMNYVGQLAGQVLVTVKELYKGINQATLSGCIDVIVVRQPDGTFQCSPFHVRFGKLGVLRSREKVIDIEINGETVELHMKLGDNGEAFFVQETEQYNEVVPAHLVTSPIPTEEALFRSREPRCGGSLADNSQPPSSEVPTSGNLQTCPSTAGKKRKRRRRKHKAEPRKEEQTTPAGGELELYELSSDEEHNTNSGWASSLSVMKDNMDHRQHSPLNALEWDSYPFSDGDWSPCTVREICEPMSPKSDSELMVKPAESMLRAESHMQWTWGEFPESTRVNKKDKSEPRTVTITPSEKTHFRVILCTEAMEEGSRERERTMDPICSIIKPEPRTITVDQHSHKPQPPEASSNETNIIKHKPELSNLSSGFTSESSPTSSDLSTKTVRKIKWTSSPPSRRDSGCAASGGSNLAGDSAAVCPDTTASCKPTDSPVKKRSVRKRSQHQGPEDIYLDDLNALEPHVVARYFPKSESEQVPKHWVEMGRRSGSQSPQSVGSAAADSGTECLSDSAGDLPDVTLSLCGGVGENSEISKDKFMEHIISYNEFAENPAIIDNPNLVVRIANRYYNWTLAAPLILCMQAFQKNLPKATEEAWVKEKMPKKSGRWWFWRKSSVKQSSSETKLERQESLSRESPALHQAPETQHKAAEWSSDDETKELNAVARVPVTPTEHVQTEGPAPAPCHSYKKSLRLSSDQIASLKLREGPNDVTFSITTQYQGTCRCEGTIYLWNWDDKVIISDIDGTITKSDVFGQILPQLGKDWTHQGIAKLYHSVHENGYKFLYCSARAIGMADMTRGYLHWVNDRGTLLPQGPLMLSPSSLFSAFHREIIEKKPEKFKIECLRDIKNLFFGNTNPFYAAFGNRESDVFAYKEVGVPVCRIFTVNPKGELILEQAKGNKTSYSRLSELVEHVFPLRSSQHSATFSCPEFSSFHYWRQPIAEVSLKKAGLPFGWTRVKKHNAER